The sequence below is a genomic window from Arcobacter sp. CECT 8983.
CAAAGACAGACTGAAATCCATCTCTAAATGTAGTATCCATAACATCAATATATTTTTTTGACATTTAATTTAACCTTTTAGATTTTTATGATGTTGAACAGCTGCTACTACAGCCGCTATCTTTGCAGTTTCGTTTATATTTTTCGCCCCTGTAGTTACTGTGGGCTTTGTAGGTACTGGTGTACTTTTCTCTGGAAAATACTTCCCTATGATTTTTGCTTGCAGTTTTAAAGCATAGACCATTACGATCAAGAACAAGAATACTATCCCCATTCCTAAGACCATAAACTTTACTGCCTCCGCAATTAAGTTTGTTTCCATGTTTTTCCTCTAGTTCAAATTAAGATAATCTATTGTAATGAAATAAAAAAACTTTTTCTTCTTCTTTTGTGCTAATTTTATTGTTCAAACGTGCTAATTTTTTAGTTCATTCGTGCTACAATGGTTACCATGAAAAAAGAAACTTTAGAAAAAAGAACAAGAATTGCAAATGATATTTTATACTACATTTACACTCATATCGACACTCACATAGATATAGAAGAGTTGAGTTATGACTTGCATATTAGTAAATTTCATATGCATAGAATCTTTAAAGAAGCTTTTGGAAAAAACATCTATGAAAGTGTAAAATCAATTAGATTACAAAAAGCAGCAAACCTATTACTTACAAATAGATATTCTACTATTTCTGATATAGCTAACTCTTGTGGATATAGTTCTCAATCATCTTTTATTAAAGCTTTTAAAAATAGATTTGATTTTTCTCCAAAAGAGTGGAGAAATAATGGATACAAAGAGTATTCAAATAAAATTTTAGAAGAATCAGAGTTTGCTTTAAAATCCACAGCTGATTTTTCAAACTTAGAACCTAAAATAGTTAAAATGCCTTATTTAGAAAGTTATTATATAAGAAATAAAGGTTACAACATAAATATAAAACAAACTTGGCAAAAACTTCAAACATGGATTTTAAGTTCAGATATAAAAGAGTATAAACAAATTGCCCTACTACATGATAATCCTACAATTACACACTTAAATGAGTGTCAATACATTGCTTGCATTAAAACAGATGCATATAATGACAAATTGCCAAAATTTAAAATAGCAAAAGGTGTTTATGCAAAATTTGATTTAGTAGGTAGCCATGGGGATATGTTAAAGTTTATTCACTGGGTTTATCACGAATGGTTAATAAAAAGTGGTTATGAAACAACAACAAAACCATCATACGCTGTATATAAAAAGAATAACTTTCTAAGCGATGATGACAAGTTTGAGATAAGTTTTTATGTTTCTGTTAAGTTTTAAGATGATAGTGAATCAAGTTTAGTTTGTATAAACTTTTTCACATCGTTATAATTAATTGTTTCTTTAAAGTCATCAAATTTACAACCACTTGCATTAACATGACCTCCACCATTTGCTAACTTCTGAGCCATTAATGAAACATCAACTTTTCCATCAGCTCTAAATGAAGCATTACCTTTTTTACTAATATCAATAAAAAAGTCAAAATCAGGGTTTGCTTTTAAAAATGCATTTGCAGGAATAGAAATAGAGCCTAAAGTATAAGTTAATAAGCCTTTGTGCCCTTTATAAGTAACTGTTAATTTATCTTTTAAACCTTCTAAAGAATTAACTAAATATTTTGCAGCAAGATTATCTATAGTATCATTGTATCCATCTTGTTTTAAAAACTCTTTTTTTAAAGAATGAATACTATCATCTAAAAGAATATTTCCATTCTCTTTATCTAAAAACTTTGATGCTTCTTTTAATAAATAAAGTCTAAGTTCTCTATTTAAATTTGCAAATAAAACATTATTTATTTCTCTTACTTTACTAATCATACTAAGTAAAACTTTTCCAAACTCAAAGTTTTTTACTTCATGATCTAGCCAAATATCAATTGCATTTACACTATCAATTAATGGGCTTAACCATTTTCTAGTTTCTTCATCAAAAGCACTATAACTTTCAAGCATATAATCATAAGTTATTTTTGCGGCACATCTTTTGATATCTAAATAATACCAATCATATTTAGCAGCACTTTTTTCACCCGTTGCATGGTGGTCTAACAATTGTAATTTAATGTTATATCCATCAGCAGTTAAAGCTTCTATACTTTTGTTTAAGTCCTTAGCTTCTTGAAGTGTTAAATTTAAATCTGTAATTAAAAAAAGAATCTCTTCATTTTTGAAAGCTTCAATATCTTCTAAAATTTTTTTAAGTGAAAGCTTTACTTCTAAACCATAATTAGCATTGTAAAAAAAACCCTCTTTGAAGAACTCTTTTGTAATTAATTGACAGCTAAATCCATCTAAATCTGTATGAGACAAATGAAAAAGCTTCATGTAGCAATGTCCTTTAATGTTAGACTTCCTAAAAAGTCATTGATTTTGCCTTGTAGATTATTTAGTAATGGCCAAACGCTACATGCATTTGCGATATCTTGAGGACATGATGTAATAGAAGGAGAACACTCAAATACAGATGGCATTTTTTCTTCTGCTACTGTTGTAATCTCTAAAATAGTAATTTCATCATAAGGTTTTTTTAAAACAAAACCTCCGTTAACTCCCCTTTGAGAAAGTACGATATCATTTTTTGCAAGATTTTGCATTATTTTTGCTAAAAAAGATTTTGGAATATTTAGCTCTTTTGATAAAACATCAACATTCTTTGGGCTATCACTTTTTGCAATAGAAATCAAAGAAAGTAAAGCATATTCACTCTTTTTTGTTAGTAACATTTTTTCCCTAATTTTATTTTTCTAAATATTCTACAAGAAGATTTATTAATATTTATTATTAATAAAAATTAATTTTTATTCTTATGTTTAATTCAAAAAAAAAGGCTGCAAGAAAACTTGCAACCTTCTTTATACTATTAAAAGCTGTAAATTACTTAGCTCTAATTCCTAAGTCTGCAACTAATGAAGTGAATCTTGCGTAATCAGTTTTTCTTAAATATGCTAAAAGTCTTTTTCTTTTACCAACCATTTTTAAAAGACCTAATCTTGATGAGTGATCTTTTTTGTTTGTTTTTAAGTGCTCAGTTAATACTCTAATTTGCTCTGTTAAAAGTGCAATTTGTACTTCTGGTGAACCTGTATCGTTGTCTTCTCTTCTGAATTTTGCAATAATTTCTGCTTTTACGTCCTGATCTAAAGCCATGATGACCTCCTAATAGGTATATTATCTCACTTATTTAAAGTGGAAACGGATTTTATCTTAATATATATTAATCTTTCTTTAAGGAAAAAACTAATTTAAAAGAATTCTTAGTTAAATTTAAACATAGTAAACTATAATAAGCAAACTTAAACAAAAGGTAATTTAAATGCAATCCCTTAAACTTACACTAGATAAGGCTTATTATTACAAACTTTTTATGCTTGTTGCTTTTTTTCTGTTTGCTTCAGTAATGTATCAAGGACATATTCAACAAGGTGGAATTTACTCAATTTTATTTTTTGTAGCACTTGCATTATGTGCATTTCAAGTTGCTACTACAATTTATGTAACTTTTGTAAAAAGAGTGATTCAAATCAATATAAGCAATAACGAAATCTCATGGAACTTTTCAGATAATGATAAAAACTATAAAAACAATAAAATTGATTTAGAAGATATAAAAGATATTAAAACTGAGATTAATTATTTAATAGGAAACTTTTATTCATCTTTTCAAGTTACTTTTTTACTAAAAGATGATTCAGAAGTGGTTTTAACAGATGGTATTATTTATGATTTTGGTTTAAAAAAAGCAGAAGAAGTATGTAGATTTTTACTTGACAATAATCTTGGAGAAGAACAAGATATCAAATTTGCTAATCTTATTAAAGAGTTAAACATTGATACAGATAAAACAAATCAAAAGTTTACTAAAAAACAAGGTGATTCATATTATGTGGGCATTCTTTCAGACAATAAAAAAGAGTTCTTATCTCTTAGAATTCAAATTGAAACACTTTATGATGATTATAAAAAAGTAGAAAAAAATGCCAATAATGAATATCTTGTATCAAGTGACACAATCAAAAATTCACATATTCATTTAAAATCAAATGCAATAGGCTTATTTGTTGAATTCAAAAATGTTAAAAGAAAAGAAGAACTTAAAACCTTAAAAGAGATGGGGAAAAGAAAGAAGATAGGATTTTAAACCTATCATCCTCCTGTTTCATAAAATGCTCTAGTTGAAGTTTCTGTTGAATCTTCTGATGACCACTTATTTTTTTCTGGCTTATTTGCCAATACATCTTTTAATATAGCAGCAGCTTTTTTTATATCTTTAGCCTGAATTGCCTCTTTTATACTTTGAGCATCTTCAAAATATAAACAAGGAATCAATACTCCACTTGCCGTTAATCTAATTCTATTACAGGTTGCACAGAAATCATCTTTATGTGGTTCAATAATACCAAATACATAACCATCATCTAATTTGTACCCTTGTGAAGGAGAAGATCCCGTTCTTTCCTCTTTTGTAAAGTTATATGATTTTTTGATTATTTCTTGAATCTCATCACT
It includes:
- a CDS encoding OadG family protein; amino-acid sequence: METNLIAEAVKFMVLGMGIVFLFLIVMVYALKLQAKIIGKYFPEKSTPVPTKPTVTTGAKNINETAKIAAVVAAVQHHKNLKG
- the rpsO gene encoding 30S ribosomal protein S15 → MALDQDVKAEIIAKFRREDNDTGSPEVQIALLTEQIRVLTEHLKTNKKDHSSRLGLLKMVGKRKRLLAYLRKTDYARFTSLVADLGIRAK
- a CDS encoding GyrI-like domain-containing protein encodes the protein MKKETLEKRTRIANDILYYIYTHIDTHIDIEELSYDLHISKFHMHRIFKEAFGKNIYESVKSIRLQKAANLLLTNRYSTISDIANSCGYSSQSSFIKAFKNRFDFSPKEWRNNGYKEYSNKILEESEFALKSTADFSNLEPKIVKMPYLESYYIRNKGYNINIKQTWQKLQTWILSSDIKEYKQIALLHDNPTITHLNECQYIACIKTDAYNDKLPKFKIAKGVYAKFDLVGSHGDMLKFIHWVYHEWLIKSGYETTTKPSYAVYKKNNFLSDDDKFEISFYVSVKF
- a CDS encoding DHH family phosphoesterase encodes the protein MKLFHLSHTDLDGFSCQLITKEFFKEGFFYNANYGLEVKLSLKKILEDIEAFKNEEILFLITDLNLTLQEAKDLNKSIEALTADGYNIKLQLLDHHATGEKSAAKYDWYYLDIKRCAAKITYDYMLESYSAFDEETRKWLSPLIDSVNAIDIWLDHEVKNFEFGKVLLSMISKVREINNVLFANLNRELRLYLLKEASKFLDKENGNILLDDSIHSLKKEFLKQDGYNDTIDNLAAKYLVNSLEGLKDKLTVTYKGHKGLLTYTLGSISIPANAFLKANPDFDFFIDISKKGNASFRADGKVDVSLMAQKLANGGGHVNASGCKFDDFKETINYNDVKKFIQTKLDSLSS
- a CDS encoding Rrf2 family transcriptional regulator — translated: MLLTKKSEYALLSLISIAKSDSPKNVDVLSKELNIPKSFLAKIMQNLAKNDIVLSQRGVNGGFVLKKPYDEITILEITTVAEEKMPSVFECSPSITSCPQDIANACSVWPLLNNLQGKINDFLGSLTLKDIAT